CGTGCAGTGCCACTACTTCCCCGTCGTCGTCCTCACCAGCAACGGCGAACGCGACTTCCCGCCCGCCTTCCTGCGCCGCTGCGTCCGCCTGCACCTGGAGCCGCCCGGCCCGGAGAAGCTGGCCCTCATCGTGCGCCGCCGGCTCGGCGTCGACGTCGAGGCGGGCGGGGAGTACCAGGAGCTCGTACGGGACTTCATCGACCGCGCCGGAGACGGCGACCTCGCCACCGACCAGCTCCTCAACGCCATCCAGCTCCGCCTCGCCGGAGCCTGGTCCGCGCCCGGTGACCGCGACCGCTTCCTCAGGACCGTCATGCAGCACCTGACCGGGCCCACGGCGTGATCACGCGACTCCTCGCCGCCCTCGCCGACGGCGCCGGGGGCGGCGAGGACACAGGACCGCGCCCCGGCGTCGGAGCGGAGGAGATCGCCGACATCCTGTGGCTGGCCGCCCGCGTGGACCCCGCCGGGTCCCGCCCGCCGCCGCCGGCGTCCGGCGGCGCCGACGCCGGGCGGCCACCGGCCGACGACCCGCAGGCGCCCGGCACCGGCGCCGTCCACGGGGGCCGGGCCGACGGGCAGCCCGCCGCCAAGCTCTTCCCCGCCCCCGTGCCCGGCCCCGCCGGGAAACCGGCCGACGACGGCGCCGGCCGGCGGGGCGCAGCCGTGCGGCTGCCCCGGGCCGCCTCCCTCGACGATCCGCTGGCGCTGATGAGAGCCCTGCGCCCGGTCGGGCGGCGCTCCATCGGCGGCCCCGGCGAGGAACTGGACGAACAGCTGACGGTCGAGCGCAGCATCGAGCGGATGGTGCCGACGCCCGTCCTGAGGCCAGCCGAGAGCCGCTGGCTGGACCTGGCACTGGTCGTCGACACGCACCACTCGATGCTGCTCTGGGCGGACCTCGTGGACGAGCTGCGCCGGGTGCTGACGCGCAGCGGCGTCTTCCGCGACGTACGCACCTGGCAGCTGACCGGCACCGGCTCCGGCGGCACCCCGATGCTCACCCGCGGCCGGTATGGCGCGCCCCGCAACCCGCTGGAACTGGCCGACCCCGCCGGCCGCAGGCTGATCCTCGTACTCTCCGACACCGTGGCGGGAGGCTGGCGCGAGGCCTCCGTGCAGGGAGTGCTCCGGCACTGGGGCGCGCACAACGCCGTGGCCGTGCTGAACGTCCTGCCCGAACGGCTGTGGACGCGCGGTGCCGTCCGGCCCGTCCCCTTCGCCGTCCGCGCCGACCGGCCGGCCGCCGCCACCCGCTCCTGGCAGCGTGCGGCGACCGCCCGCCGCTCCCGCCCCCGCGCCGGCCGCCCGCGTACCGCCGACGTCGTCCCCGTCGTCGGTGTCGCCCCGGGCAGCCTGGCCCGGCTGGCGCGGCTGGTCTCCGGCGACGGCCGCTGGCGGCGCCTGGCCTGCCTGCGGCTGGACGCGGAGCCGGGCGACCCGCCCGCCCGGGAAGCCCCGGCGGGCCCGGTCCGCGGCGCGCTGGAGGTGGTGGAGCGCTTCCGCGCGAACGCCTCCCCGACCGCCCAGCAGCTCGCCGCCCACCTGGCCGCCGTACCGCTGACCCTGCCCGTGATGAACCTGGTGCGGCGCTCCCTGCTGAAGGACTCCGAGCACGGGCACCTCGCGGAGGTCGCCCTCGGCGGGCTCTTCGAGCCCTGGGGTCACGAACGGGACCCCGCGCAGGTGGAGTTCGCGTTCCGGCCCGGCGTACGGGAGGCGCTGCTCGGCTCGCAGCTGCGCGGGGACGTGGCCGCCGTACGGGAGCTGGTCCGCCGGCGGGTGTGGGAGTACATGTCCCGCAACCGCGGCACCGGGCCGGACTTCTCCGCGACCCGGGTCACCGACGGCCGGGAGGGCCGCCGCCGGGTGGCCGAGGAGGCCCTGCCGTTCGCGACGCAGCCGCCCCGGGACCCGGGCCTCGCGGACCGTGTCGTACGGGTCCGCTACCACGGACTGCCGGAGCCGCTGGAGGTCGGCACCCTCCTGACACCCCGCCTGGTGCTCACGGTCGGGGACGTGGCGCCGGGGGCGATCGGCTGGGTGCGCGCCGGGGAACGGGAGATCTCCTGCCAGGCGGTGTGGTGGGACGACGCGCTGCCCCGGGTGTTCCTGCTCCTGGCCGACGAGGACCTGGCCGGCCCACAGCCCGGACCCGAACCCCAGCCGTGGCTGACGGCGGACCCGCCGCCGGGCCGCGTCAGGATCGACGGCCGCACCGACCAGGGCGACGCCGTCGCGCTGACGGGCGAGGTGGTCCCCTACGAGGGCGCCCGCAACGGCGAGCTGGTACGCCTCTCCGCGGAGCCGGAGGCCTGGACCCATTACCGCGGCGGCCCGGTCTCCCGCGACGGCGCGCTGATCGGCGTCGTCCACGGTGTCTGGCCGGACCGCATGGTGTTCCTGTCGGGCCGCGCCCTGCTCGAACAACCCGGATTCCGGGCGGCGATGGCGGAGCACGGGCCGACGGTCCCGCCCCAGGAGGGCGGACCCTGGGCGGTGTGCCTGGCCCTGCGGTCCGCCGCCGACGTCGCGCACCCGGCCGGGAGGCTGCTCCACGCGGAGGCGGTGGAACTGCTGATGCGGGTCATCGCGGACACGGGGCTCACCGAGCGGCCGGCCGGCAGCGAGCCGGGAGCGCCCCTGTTCATGCTCCTGGACGAGCCGGGAGCCCTGGCCAGGGCAGGCAGGCTGCTGACCGGACTCCACACGGCCCTGGCCGCGAGCCGGCCGACGGACGCCGGGCCCCTCTCGCTCGACGTGGCCGTGGCCGCGGGACACCTGGCAGTCCCGTCGGGCGGCGACCCGACCGGGCTGCCCACGTCCGAGGCCGCCCGGCTCCTGCGGCACCCTGAGATGGCGCAGGGGCGCCGGCTGCGCCCGGGGCCCCTCGCCGCGGCCGTGTCGCGCACCGTGTACGAGGCGCTCGGCGAGAAGGTCGGCCCCACCGCGACGCGTACGCTCACCCCACTCGGCGGCGGAGGCTGGCTGTCCGCCGACCCCGGGGAACTGGGCGCGGCCCTGACGGACGCCGACGGGCCGCAGGACACCGGCGCCGGGTGGCCGGTGTGCGGCCGCCCTGCGGTGGACGATGTCCGCGCCGCCTGCACCGGGGTCCGGCTGCCGGGCCACGACGTGTGCCTCGCCCATCTCGAACCCCATGAGGAGCACGTGTACCTGGGGACCCTCGGGCCCGGCTCCCGGGTGGACTTCCGGGGCACCACCTTCCGGGAAGGACTGCTCCAGCGGCTCCTCGACGCCCTGCGGGAGTCACGCGGACGGCCCGTCACGCTGGGCGAGGCCGCCTTCGACCGCGCCACCTTCGTCGACGACTGGAACGAGGGCGGCATCGAGTTCCTGGCCGGTGCCTCCTTCACGCGTGCCGTCTTCGCCGGGCGGGCCAGGCTCGGGAACTCCGCCTTCGCCGGACGGGTCTCCTTCGACCGCGCCGTGTTCCTGGGCGTCGGCGACTTCGACCGCAGCCGGTTCCACGCGGGAGCCGATTTCCGCCGCGCCCAGTTCCACGGTCTGGCGGGCTTCTCGGACAGCGTCTTCCAGGACGAGGTGAGCTTCGCCCGGGCGGTACTGGACGCCTCGGCGGACCTGAACGGGATACGGGTGGCCGGAGCGGCGGACTTCTCGCGCGCGCTGTTCCGCGGCCTGACCGGGCTGAGCGGGGCCTCCTTCGCCGGACCGGTCTCCTTCGCCTCCACCACCTGGGAAACGGGACTGGTGTCCACCGGCGCCGTCTTCGAGGAACCGGTGGACTTCGGCGGAGCCGTGTTCCAGGGCCGGGTCCGGCTGGAGCAGCTGCGCCTGCCGGGGGCGCCCGGGCCGGCCTTCGAGGACCGGACCGGCCGCTGGGGTGTCCACCGGCGCCCGGACGACACCTGGGACATCCACCTCCTGGCCACCGGGTCGCGGTGACCGGGGACGCCGGGCCCGGTCAGGACCCGCTGGGGGAGGTCTCCAGGCGGCGCGCGGGCCGTCCGTCGGGTGCGGGCAGGCTCGCTTCGAGCTCGTCCAGGGCGCGGCGGGCCGCCGCGATGCGGTCGCGGACGTCGGCGTCGGGTCCGCCCGCGCCCGGCGGCGGCCCCGGCTGCTTGCGTTCGCGGTCGGCCGCGTCCTCGATCTCGCGTGCCTCGTCGAGGGAGTTGAGCACCACCCCGATGAGGACGTTGACCAGGACGAAGGAGGCGAGCAGCGCGTAGGAGGCGTAGTAGACGATGCTGAGGCGGGAGATCTCCAGGCCCGCGCGGACGGCGTCGGTCAGGCCGTCCAGGGTGGTCAGCAGGAACAGCGTGAGCATCGCACGGCCGACGGAGCCGTAGTGCCCCGGGTCGGACTCGGCGAAGCAGACCCAGCCGACCATGGCGTACACGTACAGCACCAGTCCGCCGACGAAGAGGAAGCTGGCGGTCCCGGGCAGGCTGCGGCCGACCGCGATCAGCAGGATGCGCAGGTGCGGCAGGAAGCGGGCCGTACGCAGCACCCGGGCCAGCCGCAGCAGCCGCAGCAGGGTGGTGTTCTCGCGGACGAACGGGACGAAGGCGGAGGCGACCACCGCGAGGTCGAAGAGGTTCCACGGGTCGCGGAAGAATGCTTTCGGCCGGTCCGCGAAGGCGCCGGCGCGCAGCACCATCTCCACGGTGAACAGGGCCAGGCAGCAGTGCTCGGCGGTCCACAGCAGCCGCTGGTGCTCCGCGGCGAGCCCGCTGTAGGTCTCGACACCCATCAGCGCGGCGTTGAGCAGGATGACGCAGAAGACGACCACGCCGAAGGCGGGTGCCTCGGTGGCCACGCGGCAGCGTGCCGCCAGCTTCATCCGGCCGCGTCCGGCGGGCCTGGGGTCTGTCATCGCGCTCCTCGAACTCTCGTGCACCACGGCCGAACGGCGGCCCGCCCTCCCTAACGCCCCAAACCCGATCGGGTTTCACCACCCCGCGTGCCCCAACGCGCCGAGGCGTGCGCCCCCACCGTCCGAACGGCGGTGGGGACGGGCCGCCCCCGCGCCGGTGGGCGTCGCACCAGGTCGTCGGCGCCCCGGCGGCGTGCCGAGGGGAGGCGGGCGGACCAGGAGCCCGGCGGCCGGAACCCGCACGCCTCCCGGGGAGTCGGCCGATCCGCGGGTGGAGCGGACCGTGGCCGCATATGCTCGGCGCGTTCTCTCCGTACGCATGAACACCGGAACGTCTGAGCACGGGAACGTCTGATCGCCGGCACGCCTTTTCGCCGGGCACGTCTGTTCGTCGGGCATGTCTGTTCGCTCGTCGGCGTCCGTGCGATCGCGTGCCCGTGCGCAGCCCGTCTCACGAACCGTTAGGGGACCGCGCCGTGAGTGTCCGTATCCAACCCACCTCGCAGGTCGACGAGAGCGCCCGGCTCGGCGAGGGGACCACGATCTGGGATCTGGCGCAGATACGCGAGAAGGCCACGCTCGGCCGCGGGTGCGTCGTCGGGCGCGGCGCGTACGTCGGGCCCGGCGTACGGATCGGCGACCACGTCAAGCTCCAGAACCACGCGCTCGTCTACGAGCCGGCCGTGCTCGGCGACGGGGTGTTCATCGGCCCGGCCGCGGTCCTCACCAACGACTTCTACCCCCGCGCGGTGGACCCCGACGGCACCCTCAAGCGTGCCGGCGACTGGGAGGCCTCCGGAGTCGTCGTCGCCGAGGGCGCCTCACTGGGGGCCCGGTCGGTGTGTGTGGCCGGCGTGCGCGTCGGGCGCTGGGCCCTTGTCGCGGCCGGGGCGGTGGTCTCCAGGGACGTCCCGGACTTCGCCCTGGTGGCCGGGGTGCCGGCCCGCCGGATCGGCTGGGTGGGCCGCGCCGGGGTCCGTCTGGTGGAGCGCGACGGCGAGCCGGGCACCTGGGAGTGCCCGCGCACCGGGGCGCTGCACGACGAGCGGAACGGCACGCTCAGCGAAAGAAACTGACGGAATGTCGGCAATTTAGGCCACCGGCATTTCCGCAAAACCACAATCAATGAACATCCGTGGGCATAACGTGTCCCTGCACACGGGATCTGAGCAGGCAACAGGCCTTGCTCAGTGGGGGGTTGTGTACGACGAGGCACCGCGGGCAGCGCCTGGCGGAGCGCGGCTCCACCGCGTCCGCGGACACTGCCGTGCGCGCGTGTCCCGGTCCGAGGGCATCGCTGGGGGGATCCAGACGGCAGCCTTCGGACGGCTCGTGCCCGCGGCGCCGGACGCCGCGGCCACGGGCGCCGTCACGCGCAGTCCCCCTCCGCGGAATGACGACCGCCAGGTCCGTCCGAGGAGCGATCAGAGGGGGTAGGTGTGTTGGAGCCGAAGAGCTCGGACATGCGGGGTGCCGGCGGCACCCGGGGAGTCGGGGCGGGGACCCGATGACCACCACACGATTAGCGGCACTGGCCGCAGAGGACCCCGAGCTGCACGCGCTGGCGCAGCGGCTGCTCGCACTGGCCGAGGCGGGCCTGCCCGCCATGTACCTTCCGGAGGCCGAGACCTTCGCCTTCACCAGGGCCGGAGCCGTCTCCGCCGACGGCACCCGCCGCCTCGAACTGCGGGGGACCAGCACCCGGTACGCGGCCATCACCGCACTGGGCGCCCGCTACCTGCCCGAAGACCGCCAGCGCGCCCTGTTCGGCGGGCGCTCCGCCCAGGAGTTCACCGGACTGCTGGTGGAACGGCTGCCCGGGGTCGTCAACCTCGGTGACGCCGCGCTCGTCGCCTGGGCCGCGGCCGAGACCGGACACCCGAAACTGTCCGACGCACTCGACCGGCTCGCCGCCCTGGACCTGCCCGACCGGCCCCGGTACACGGTCGAGGCGGCCTGGGTGCTCTCCGCCCTCGCCGCCGCGCGACCCGCGGCGGACGTGGAGGACCGCATCGGGGCCGCCCGCGACCGCCTGCTCGCCGCCAGGACCGGCAGCGGCCCGCTGTTCGCGCACGCCACCGGCCCGGGACCGGTCGCCGGCTACCGCGCTCACGTGGCCTGCTTCGCCGACCAGACCTATCCGCTGCAGGCGCTGGCCCGGCTGCACGCCGGCGGAGACGACCCGCAGGCCCTCGCCGCCGCCGACGCCTGCGCCGCCCGCATCGCCGACCTCCAGGGCGACGGCGGACAGTGGTGGTGGCACTACGACGCCCGCGAGGGCCGCGTCATCGAGGGCTACCCCGTCTACAGCGTCCACCAGCACGCCATGGCCCCGACCGCCCTGTTCGACCTGGCCGAAGCGGGCGGCACGGACCACGGCGCCGCGATCCGCCGAGGCCTGCGCTGGATGACCGCCGTCCCCGAACTCGCCGGGCCCGCCGGCACCCCGCGCGAGCCGATGATCCGCGAGGACCTCGGCGTCACCTGGCGCAAGGTCCACCGCGGCGACCCGAAGAAGGCCGTCCGCGCCGTCCGCGGACTCACCACCCGCCTCGCCCCGCACGCCCGCCTCACACCCCTGGACGCGCTCTTCCGCCCCCGGCGGGTGGACCGGGAGTGCCGCCCGTACGAGTTCGGCTGGATGCTGTTCGCCTGGCTCGGGGGGCCGCAGAGATGACCCGACCCACCCTCTTCGGGGTCGCCCTCGACCCCCTGACCATGGACGAGACCGTGCAGCGCTGCCTCGACGCCGTACGGCGCGGGGAGCAGATCGAGATCGGCATGCTCAACGCCGCCAAGCTCGTCAACATGCGCCGCGACCCGGCCCTGGCCGCAGCGGTCGCCGGCTGCGACCTCGTCCTGGCCGACGGCCAGGCAGTGGTCTGGGCCGGCCGCGTCCTGGGCGTCCGACTCCCCGAACGCGTCGCCGGCATCGACCTGTTCATGCGCCTGCTCGCCGCCGCCGAGGTCGCGGACATCCCCGTCTACCTCCTCGGCGCCCGCCAGGAGGTCCTGGAGATGATGCTCGGACAGATCTCCGAACGCTTCCCGGAACTGCGCGTCGCGGGCAGCCGCAACGGCTACTTCGACGACTCCGAACAGCAGGAAGTCGCCGACGCCGTCGCCGGCAGCGGCGCCCGGCTGCTCTTCCTCGGCATGACCTCACCCAAGAAGGAGATCTTCACCGCCGGCTACGGCAAGCGCACCGGCGCCCACGTCGTACACGGCGTCGGAGGCTCCTTCGACATCCTCGCCGGCATCACCAGACGAGCCCCCCTGGCCTGGCAGCGGATGGGCCTCGAATGGTTCTACCGCACCCTCCAGGAACCGCGCCGCCTCGGCAGGCGCTACCTCACCACCAACGCCGCCTTCCTCGCCATGACGGTCCGCGAGCTCATCCACCGCACCCCGTCTGCAGCCTCCGCGAACAGGAGCCACCGCTGATGCGCGTCGTCGTCGTGGGACAGGGATACGTAGGCCTCCCCCTGGCCGTCCGGGCCGCCGAGGTCGGCCACCAGGTGATCGGATACGACGTCGACGCGCGGCGGGTCAAAAGCCTCGCCGCCGGAGAGTCGTACGTGGAGGACGTCTCCTCCGAACGCCTCGCCCGCGCCCTGGAGCGCGGCACCTACCGGCCCAGCGAACTCGCCCGCGACTGCGGCGGATTCGACGTCGCCGTCGTCACCGTCCCCACCCCCCTGCAGGACGGGGCGCCCGACCTGCGCTACATCGAGGAGTCGGCCCACACCCTGGCCCGCTTCCTGCGCCCGGGCGCCACCGTCATCCTGGAGTCCACCACCTACCCGGGCACCACCGAGGAACTGTTCGCCCCCATCCTGGAGGACGGCTCCGGCCTCACCGCCGGCGCCGACTTCCACCTCGGCTACAGCCCCGAGCGCATCGACCCCGGCAACACCGTCTGGGGCTTCCAGCAGACCCCGAAGGTCGTCTCCGGAGTCGACGCAGCCTCCCTCAAGGCCGTCGAGGCCTTCTACGGACAGCTCGTCGACACCACCGTGCCCGTGCGCTCGCCCAAGGAGGCCGAGCTGGCGAAGCTGCTGGAGAACACCTTCCGGCACGTGAACATCGCCCTCGTCAACGAGATCGCCATGTTCGCCCGCCACCTCGACATCGACGTCTGGCAGTCCATCGAGGCAGCCTCCAGCAAGCCCTTCGGCTTCATGAAGTTCACCCCCGGACCCGGCGTCGGCGGGCACTGCCTGCCCATCGACCCCTCCTACCTGAACTGGCGCGTCCAGCGCGAACTCGGCCAGAACTTCCGCTTCGTCGAACTCGCCAACGACATCAACAACCACATGCCCGAATACGTCACCCGGCGGGTGATCGACGCCCTCAACACCAGACGCCGCTCCGTCAACGGCTCCCGCGTCCTGCTGCTCGGCCTCGCGTACAAGAAGAACACCGGCGACGCCCGCGAGTCGCCCGCCGTACGCATCGCCGAACTGCTCCTCGACATGGGCGCCAAGGTCCGCGCGGTCGACCCGCACGTGGTGGAGAGCGTCAAGGCCGACGCCCGCCTCGCCCGCGTCGAGGCGACCCGCAAGGAGCTGGCGGCCGCCGACGTCGTCGTCCTGCTCACCGACCACGACTCCTTCGACTACCAGATGATCACCGAGCACGCCTCCTTCGTCCTCGACACCCGCAACCGCATGACCGGCCCGAAGGTGGAGGTGCTCTGAACCCATGGCCAGGATCGTCTGCGTCGCCGGCGCCCGCCCCAACTACATGAAGATCAAACCGGTGATGGACGCACTGGAGCGCCGCGGCGCCGACGTGGTCCTCGTCCACACCGGACAGCACTACGACCAGTCCATGAACGACGTCTTCTTCCGCGACCTCGGCATCCGGCCGCCCGACCGGTACCTGGGCGCCGGCTCCGGCAGCCACGCCCGGCAGACCGGCCGGGTGATGGCCGCCTTCGAGCCGCTCGTCGAGGAACTGGCCCCCGACGCCGTGGTCGTCGTCGGGGACGTCAACTCCACCCTCGCCTGCGCCCTGGTCACCGCGAAGGCCGGCCCCCTGCTGGCCCACGTGGAGGCCGGCCTGCGCAGCCGCGACTGGACCATGCCCGAGGAGGTCAACCGGGTCGCCACCGACCGCGTCAGCGACCACCTGCTGGCCCCCTCGCCCGACGCGGCCGCGAACCTGCGCGCGGAGGGCTACCGCGAGGACCAGATCCACGTCGTCGGCAACGTCATGATCGACACGCTCCTCGCCAACCTGGAACGGGCCCGGCGGTCCGACGTCCTGGACCGCCACGGGCTCACCCGCGGCGGGTACGGCCTGGTCACCCTGCACCGGCCCGCCAACGTGGACGACCCCGGGGCGCTGCGCGGCCTGCTCAAGGCCCTCGGCGAGATCGCCGGCCGCTGCCCCCTGCTGCTGCCCGTGCACCCGCGGGCCGCCGACCGGCTCGCCGAAGCCGGCGTGCCCGACGGCATCCGGCTCGTACCGGCCGCCGGATACCTCGACTTCATCGCCCTGCAGGACTCCGCCCGCCTGGTCCTCACCGACTCCGGGGGCGTCCAGGAGGAGACCACCGCGCTGGGCGTGCCCTGCGTGACCCTGCGGGACAACACCGAGCGCCCCGTCACCATCGAGGAGGGCACCAACGTCCTGGCCGGCACGGACCCGGACCGGATCGTCGCCACCGCCGAGCAGGTGCTGGACGCCCCGCCCGAGCCGCGCTGCCCCGCACTGTGGGACGGCCGCGCCGGCGAGCGCATCGCCGCCGTCCTCCTCGACGGCGGCACCGCCCGCACCCGGCCCAGACCCACCGACCTCGTACCGGCCGCCGGGCCCGGGCCGCAGTAACCGGAACATCCGCGACAAGGGGGAAGACCATGGACCTCGCCGAGACAGTGCGGGTCATGCGCAGGCGCTGGTACGTGCTGCTGCCCGGCCTGCTGCTGACAGCGGCGCTCGCCGCCGCCGTGCACCTGCTGATCCCGGTGGAGTACCAGTCGCAGAGCACCGTGACGCTGCTCAACTCGTCGAAGGCCACCGAGGCCTTCGACGGCAACCCCTTCCTCAGCACGCAGACCTCGCTGACCGGAATGGCCGACGGCCTCGCCCGCAACCTCAACTCGGACGGGGCCAAGGCCGACCTCAAGGCCCTCGGCGTCACCGGCAGGCACGAGGTGAAGATCGCCGACAACGCCCAAGGCCCCTTCATGTGGCTGACCGTGACCGGCACCGACCCGGCCGCCGTCCTCAAGTCCGACCAACTCCTCGCCGCCTACGCCGACAAGCGGCTCAAGGAGTTCCAGACCCAGCAGTCCGTCGCCCCCGAGGCCATGATCCGGATGGCGACCATCGTCCCCCCGCAGAAGCCCCAGGCGCAGACCAAGACCCGGCTCCAGTACATCGTGATGGCGGGTGCGCTCGGCTTCGTCCTCAGCCTCGTCGCCACCTTCTACGCGGAGGCCCGGCGGCGCACCCCGCGCGGCGGGTCCCACCCGGCTCCGGGCGGTACGCCCGCCGAGCCCGCCGCGACACCGGCCACGGTGGCAGCCGCCACGGCCGACGAGACCATGGCACTGCGTACGGCCGGCACCGGCGGGGCGGGCTCGCCGTGACCGACACCGGCACCGGCACCGGCACGCAGACCACCCCGGCGGCGCCCTCCCTGGGACGCCAGGTCGGCTCCGCCGCCAAGTGGAGCCTGGTCAACACGGTCGTCATGCGCCTCGGCAACTTCGCGACCGGCATCGTCCTCGCCCGCTACTTCCTCGGGCCCGAGGCCTGGGGCGTGTACGGCATCGCCCAGACCGTCCTGCTCGTCCTGCTCTCCGCGAACGAACTCGGCGTCTCCCTCGCCATCGTCCGCTGGGAGGGCGACCCGCGCCGCTTCGCCCCCACCGTCCTCACCCTCAGCGCCGCCTCCAGCTTCCTGCTGTACGCCCTACTCTTCGCCACCGCTCCGGCCGTCGCCGACGTACTCGGCTCGCCCGAGGCCTCCGGCGTCCTGCGGGTCATGTGCCTGTGCGTTGTCCTCGACGGACTGTCCCAGGTCCCCGCCGGCTTCCTCACCCGGGAGTTCGCACAGGGCCGGCGGATGGCCGTCGACGCGC
This DNA window, taken from Streptomyces sp. TN58, encodes the following:
- a CDS encoding SAV_2336 N-terminal domain-related protein, which produces MITRLLAALADGAGGGEDTGPRPGVGAEEIADILWLAARVDPAGSRPPPPASGGADAGRPPADDPQAPGTGAVHGGRADGQPAAKLFPAPVPGPAGKPADDGAGRRGAAVRLPRAASLDDPLALMRALRPVGRRSIGGPGEELDEQLTVERSIERMVPTPVLRPAESRWLDLALVVDTHHSMLLWADLVDELRRVLTRSGVFRDVRTWQLTGTGSGGTPMLTRGRYGAPRNPLELADPAGRRLILVLSDTVAGGWREASVQGVLRHWGAHNAVAVLNVLPERLWTRGAVRPVPFAVRADRPAAATRSWQRAATARRSRPRAGRPRTADVVPVVGVAPGSLARLARLVSGDGRWRRLACLRLDAEPGDPPAREAPAGPVRGALEVVERFRANASPTAQQLAAHLAAVPLTLPVMNLVRRSLLKDSEHGHLAEVALGGLFEPWGHERDPAQVEFAFRPGVREALLGSQLRGDVAAVRELVRRRVWEYMSRNRGTGPDFSATRVTDGREGRRRVAEEALPFATQPPRDPGLADRVVRVRYHGLPEPLEVGTLLTPRLVLTVGDVAPGAIGWVRAGEREISCQAVWWDDALPRVFLLLADEDLAGPQPGPEPQPWLTADPPPGRVRIDGRTDQGDAVALTGEVVPYEGARNGELVRLSAEPEAWTHYRGGPVSRDGALIGVVHGVWPDRMVFLSGRALLEQPGFRAAMAEHGPTVPPQEGGPWAVCLALRSAADVAHPAGRLLHAEAVELLMRVIADTGLTERPAGSEPGAPLFMLLDEPGALARAGRLLTGLHTALAASRPTDAGPLSLDVAVAAGHLAVPSGGDPTGLPTSEAARLLRHPEMAQGRRLRPGPLAAAVSRTVYEALGEKVGPTATRTLTPLGGGGWLSADPGELGAALTDADGPQDTGAGWPVCGRPAVDDVRAACTGVRLPGHDVCLAHLEPHEEHVYLGTLGPGSRVDFRGTTFREGLLQRLLDALRESRGRPVTLGEAAFDRATFVDDWNEGGIEFLAGASFTRAVFAGRARLGNSAFAGRVSFDRAVFLGVGDFDRSRFHAGADFRRAQFHGLAGFSDSVFQDEVSFARAVLDASADLNGIRVAGAADFSRALFRGLTGLSGASFAGPVSFASTTWETGLVSTGAVFEEPVDFGGAVFQGRVRLEQLRLPGAPGPAFEDRTGRWGVHRRPDDTWDIHLLATGSR
- a CDS encoding ion transporter; translated protein: MTDPRPAGRGRMKLAARCRVATEAPAFGVVVFCVILLNAALMGVETYSGLAAEHQRLLWTAEHCCLALFTVEMVLRAGAFADRPKAFFRDPWNLFDLAVVASAFVPFVRENTTLLRLLRLARVLRTARFLPHLRILLIAVGRSLPGTASFLFVGGLVLYVYAMVGWVCFAESDPGHYGSVGRAMLTLFLLTTLDGLTDAVRAGLEISRLSIVYYASYALLASFVLVNVLIGVVLNSLDEAREIEDAADRERKQPGPPPGAGGPDADVRDRIAAARRALDELEASLPAPDGRPARRLETSPSGS
- a CDS encoding acyltransferase; translated protein: MSVRIQPTSQVDESARLGEGTTIWDLAQIREKATLGRGCVVGRGAYVGPGVRIGDHVKLQNHALVYEPAVLGDGVFIGPAAVLTNDFYPRAVDPDGTLKRAGDWEASGVVVAEGASLGARSVCVAGVRVGRWALVAAGAVVSRDVPDFALVAGVPARRIGWVGRAGVRLVERDGEPGTWECPRTGALHDERNGTLSERN
- a CDS encoding WecB/TagA/CpsF family glycosyltransferase, with product MTRPTLFGVALDPLTMDETVQRCLDAVRRGEQIEIGMLNAAKLVNMRRDPALAAAVAGCDLVLADGQAVVWAGRVLGVRLPERVAGIDLFMRLLAAAEVADIPVYLLGARQEVLEMMLGQISERFPELRVAGSRNGYFDDSEQQEVADAVAGSGARLLFLGMTSPKKEIFTAGYGKRTGAHVVHGVGGSFDILAGITRRAPLAWQRMGLEWFYRTLQEPRRLGRRYLTTNAAFLAMTVRELIHRTPSAASANRSHR
- a CDS encoding nucleotide sugar dehydrogenase — protein: MRVVVVGQGYVGLPLAVRAAEVGHQVIGYDVDARRVKSLAAGESYVEDVSSERLARALERGTYRPSELARDCGGFDVAVVTVPTPLQDGAPDLRYIEESAHTLARFLRPGATVILESTTYPGTTEELFAPILEDGSGLTAGADFHLGYSPERIDPGNTVWGFQQTPKVVSGVDAASLKAVEAFYGQLVDTTVPVRSPKEAELAKLLENTFRHVNIALVNEIAMFARHLDIDVWQSIEAASSKPFGFMKFTPGPGVGGHCLPIDPSYLNWRVQRELGQNFRFVELANDINNHMPEYVTRRVIDALNTRRRSVNGSRVLLLGLAYKKNTGDARESPAVRIAELLLDMGAKVRAVDPHVVESVKADARLARVEATRKELAAADVVVLLTDHDSFDYQMITEHASFVLDTRNRMTGPKVEVL
- the wecB gene encoding non-hydrolyzing UDP-N-acetylglucosamine 2-epimerase, whose protein sequence is MARIVCVAGARPNYMKIKPVMDALERRGADVVLVHTGQHYDQSMNDVFFRDLGIRPPDRYLGAGSGSHARQTGRVMAAFEPLVEELAPDAVVVVGDVNSTLACALVTAKAGPLLAHVEAGLRSRDWTMPEEVNRVATDRVSDHLLAPSPDAAANLRAEGYREDQIHVVGNVMIDTLLANLERARRSDVLDRHGLTRGGYGLVTLHRPANVDDPGALRGLLKALGEIAGRCPLLLPVHPRAADRLAEAGVPDGIRLVPAAGYLDFIALQDSARLVLTDSGGVQEETTALGVPCVTLRDNTERPVTIEEGTNVLAGTDPDRIVATAEQVLDAPPEPRCPALWDGRAGERIAAVLLDGGTARTRPRPTDLVPAAGPGPQ